Within the Pseudonocardia alni genome, the region GTCGCTGTGCCTGCACGAGTACGGGCACGCCATCACCGCCTATCGCGGCGGGGACACCTCGGTCGCGGCGAAGGGATACCTGACCCTCGACGTGCGGCGCTACGCCGACCCCGGCCTGTCCCTGGTGCTGCCGCTGATCATCCTGCTGATCGGCGGGCTGCCGCTGCCCGGCGGGGCGGTGTGGATCAACCAGTGGGCGCTGCGGTCGCGGGCCCGGCGCAGCGCGGTCTCGCTGGCGGGCCCCGCGGCGAACCTGGCCCTCGGCATCGTGTTGATCATCACGGTGGCCGCGTTCCCGGGGATGCCGCTGCCGGTGGCGGCCGGGCTGTCCGCGCTCGCGTACTTCCAGATCATCGCGTTCGTGCTGAACATGCTGCCCGTGCCCGGCCTCGACGGCTGGGGGGCGCTGGAGCCGTACCTGTCCGCGCCGGCGCGGCGCCTCGGCGAGCGGGTCCGGCCCTGGGCCCCGTTCGTGCTGCTCGCCCTGCTGCTGTTCGTGCCCGGGGTGAGCGCGCTGTTCTTCGCCGCCACCCAGCTGCTGTTCGGCGCCGCCGGCGGGAACCAGGAGCTGTTCCGGCTCGGCTACTCCGCGATGTTCTTCTGGCGCAACCTCTGAGCCCGGCTCAGCGGGCGGCGGCGACCATCGTCGCGACGGTGTCGTCGTCGGCGGGCAGCGCGTCCACCGGCCACCACCGCAGGTCCAGCGACTCGTCGCTGATCCGCGGCGTCGCGCCCGCGGGGGCGCGCACCAGGTAACGCACGTCCAGGTGGCGGGTCGGGACCCCGAGCGAGCAGGTGACGGGGTGGACGTCGACGTGCAGCGGGTGCTCGTCGATCTCCAGGCCGTCGATCCCGGACTCCTCGGTGGCCTCGCGCAGCGCCGCGGCGCGCAGCGAGTCGTCGCCCGGCTCGCAGTGCCCGCCCAGCTGGATCCAGCGGCCCACCCGCGGGTGCAGGGTCAGCAGCGTGTGGTCCCCGCCCGCGTCGAGCAGCAGCGCCGACGCGGTGAGGTGCCCGGGCACGCACGAGCGGTCGCAGGCGTCGTCGGGGCGCGCGTCGAGGAAGGCCAGCAGCGCGTGCTGCAGGGCCCGCTGGCCGGGGTCGCGCGGTGTCCAGGCGCCCAGCTCGCGGGCGGCCGTCGCCGTGGCCACCACGGGCTCACAGCTCCAGCAGGCCGTCGCCGGCCGGTCGGGGCGCGCGCGGGGCGATCGGCTCGGCCGGCACGCCGACGGCGACCGCACCGAGCGCCGCCCAGTCGTCGGGCAGGTCCAGGACCCGGCGGGCGACGTCCGCGGCGAAGATCGTCGAGCCGACCCAGCAGGACGCCAGCCCCTCCGCGGCCAGCGCGACCAGCAGGGACTGGACCGCCGCCCCGCCGGCGACGGTGAACATGTCCCGCTCGGCGGCGTCCCGGGCCGGGTCCGGGTAGCCGTGCATCCCCGCGGTGGACCGGAACGCCAGCACCAGCTCCGGGGCGCGTCGCAGCAGGTCCCCGCGGGCGAGGCGACGCTCCACCTCGTCGGCCGGGCGCCCGTCGGCGACCAGGTCGGCGCGCCAGCGCTCGCGCAGCGCGTCGAGCACCGCGGTGCGCCGCGCCGCGTCACGCAGCCACACGAACCG harbors:
- a CDS encoding site-2 protease family protein, translating into MPSLTRRISPWFLLILGVTLLGGVLAAAAVPTRSGVLATSGIFVMVLGGWVVSLCLHEYGHAITAYRGGDTSVAAKGYLTLDVRRYADPGLSLVLPLIILLIGGLPLPGGAVWINQWALRSRARRSAVSLAGPAANLALGIVLIITVAAFPGMPLPVAAGLSALAYFQIIAFVLNMLPVPGLDGWGALEPYLSAPARRLGERVRPWAPFVLLALLLFVPGVSALFFAATQLLFGAAGGNQELFRLGYSAMFFWRNL
- a CDS encoding NUDIX hydrolase, giving the protein MVATATAARELGAWTPRDPGQRALQHALLAFLDARPDDACDRSCVPGHLTASALLLDAGGDHTLLTLHPRVGRWIQLGGHCEPGDDSLRAAALREATEESGIDGLEIDEHPLHVDVHPVTCSLGVPTRHLDVRYLVRAPAGATPRISDESLDLRWWPVDALPADDDTVATMVAAAR